CCGGGCCATCGACTCAACCAACCGCCCCGCCCCCGCCGACCGCGATCTGCCCGTAAACACCACGCCACGGGAAAACTCCCATGAACCTGTCCGCACTCGCGCTGTCGGCCGGCCTCAGCTTCCTGTTCCTGTTCCTCGTGTTTCGCCCGCTCGAACTCGCGTTCCCGGCCCGCCCGGGGCAGCGGTTTTTCCGCCCGGCGTGGTTCACGGACCTTTGCTTCTTCCTCGGCCAGTACCTCCTCTGGGGCAGCCTCGTGCTGTGGGTTCTGACACTGGTCGGGCCGGGGGTCGGGGGCATCGTCCCGGAATGGTTCCGCGCGGCCGTGGCGTCGCAGCCGTGGTGGCTCGGGGCCGCGGAAGTCGTCCTGCTGAGCGACATCGCGGTCTACTGGGGGCACCGCCTCCAGCACCGCGTCGGCTTCCTCTGGCGGTTCCACGCCGTCCACCACAGCGCCGAACACCTCGACTGGCTGGCCGCCCACCGCGAACACCCCGTCGACACGATCTACACCGCGTGCGTGATTAACCTCCCGGCGTTCGTCCTCGGGTTCCCGCTGGACGCGATCGCCGGCTTCCTGGTCTTCCGCGGCGTCTGGGCGATCTATTCTCGGACTCGCCTGAAGTGACACAAGTCGGCCTTGAGCAACCAGGCCTGGATAGCGGAGGATAGATCCTTCACCGATCCGTCTGCGGGAGGGCAAGGATGCGTCCCCAATATTCGTTTCCCGAACCCGTGGTCCAAGCGATCGCGGACGCGCGCTATCGGCACCCGGACCCGCGTGTCCAAGAGCGGATGGAGATTCTCTGGCTCAAGACCCGGAACGTGACGCACAGTCGGATCGCGGAGTTGGCCAACGTGTCGCGCTCCACGGTGCAGCGGACCCTGCGGATCTATGCGGCGAAGGGTCTGGATGGGGTCCGATCGTTCGGCTGGAAGGGCCAACCCAGTGCGCTGACACCGCATCACGGGACGATCGAAGACGCGTTTCGCCGGCACCCGCCGCACACGGCCCACGAGGCGGCGCGGCGGATCGAGGACCTGACGGGCGTCCGACGCAAGGCGTCGCGGGTGCGCCAGTTCTTGAAAGAGGATCTGGGGATGAAATGCCTGAAGGTGGCACCCATCCCGGTGCCGCCCAAGAAAACGGTCGACGAACACGCCCGCACGCAGGCGGATTTTTTAAAAGACGGAACTGGAACCGAAGTTGGCGGAAGCCCGCGACGGTAAGCGGACGGTGTACTTCGTGGACGCGTCGCACTTCGTCTTGGCGTCGTTCCTGGGGTGGGTGTGGTGCTTCGTCCGGTTACATGTCCGGGCCGCGTCGGGACGGCAGAGGTACAACGTGCTGGGTGCGCTGAACGCGGTCACGCACGAGCTGGTGACAGAAATCAACACGACGTACATCACGGCCACCTCGGTGTGTGCGTTGCTCCGCAAGATCGCGGCCCTCGGTGGGTCATTGCCGATCACGCTGGTACTCGACAACGCCCGCTACCAGCGGTGCGCGCTGGTGGAGCACACGGCCAAGGCACTCGGGATCGAGTTGTTGTTCCTGCCGTCGTATTCGCCGAACCTGAACTTGATCGAGCGACTCTGGAAGTTCGTGAAGAAGGAGGCGTTGAACAGCCGCCACCATCAGGACTTCAAGAAGTTCCAGGAGGCCATCGACCATTGCTTGGCGGATCTGCCGACGAAACACCGAGAGAAACTGGCGACCCTGATGACCCACAAATTCCAGACGTGGGACAATGTGTCACTCCTGGACGCGTAAAGTATATATCCACTCCAACGTCCGCCTGCCCGTCGGCCCGCTGCGAGTGCTTCTCGGGTCGCCCGAGATCCACCACTGGCACCACGACCGCGACCGGGACGCCGGCAACTACGCCAACCTCTCGCCGCTCATGGACGTCCTGTTCGGCACCTACCACCGGCCGCCGCACGAGCCCGAAAGCTTCGGGCTCAACGAGCCGGCGCCCAAGACGTATTTGGCCTTTATGATCCAGCCGTTCCTACCGCGCGCCCGGCGGAACGAGCCGCCGAGAGTGGACACGGATGTGCAGAAATATGCGGAGATCGAGGCGTGCGCAGATGTCAGTTGCCGGAACCGTCTTTTTGGCGAAACAGCAAGCTGACCCTTCAAGATTCAGTATGGCGAGAGATAATAGGCTTCCTTCCGCTGTTCGTCCCGCGGGCCGCATTCGAGCGGTCTTTTTGACTTTTGCCCTTCAGACGCCGCCAGTTGATCGACCAAGCCGGGCACCGCCGCCGTCCGCGTGGCGGATCGGTCGGGGTCGGCCGATCCGGTCCCGATGACCTCGAACGTCGGCGTCGGCGCCTCGGCGTCCGCCGTGCGGATTGGAGCCGGCGGACGGTCCTTCTCGGCCTTATGTTCGTCAGTCGCCTTATGGCATCCCGCGGCGATCAGCGGCGATCAACGCCGTCAGGACTACCGGCAGGCTGAGCGGCCG
The sequence above is a segment of the Fimbriiglobus ruber genome. Coding sequences within it:
- a CDS encoding sterol desaturase family protein, whose amino-acid sequence is MNLSALALSAGLSFLFLFLVFRPLELAFPARPGQRFFRPAWFTDLCFFLGQYLLWGSLVLWVLTLVGPGVGGIVPEWFRAAVASQPWWLGAAEVVLLSDIAVYWGHRLQHRVGFLWRFHAVHHSAEHLDWLAAHREHPVDTIYTACVINLPAFVLGFPLDAIAGFLVFRGVWAIYSRTRLK
- a CDS encoding helix-turn-helix domain-containing protein; the protein is MRPQYSFPEPVVQAIADARYRHPDPRVQERMEILWLKTRNVTHSRIAELANVSRSTVQRTLRIYAAKGLDGVRSFGWKGQPSALTPHHGTIEDAFRRHPPHTAHEAARRIEDLTGVRRKASRVRQFLKEDLGMKCLKVAPIPVPPKKTVDEHARTQADFLKDGTGTEVGGSPRR
- a CDS encoding IS630 family transposase → MAEARDGKRTVYFVDASHFVLASFLGWVWCFVRLHVRAASGRQRYNVLGALNAVTHELVTEINTTYITATSVCALLRKIAALGGSLPITLVLDNARYQRCALVEHTAKALGIELLFLPSYSPNLNLIERLWKFVKKEALNSRHHQDFKKFQEAIDHCLADLPTKHREKLATLMTHKFQTWDNVSLLDA
- a CDS encoding sterol desaturase family protein → MCHSWTRKVYIHSNVRLPVGPLRVLLGSPEIHHWHHDRDRDAGNYANLSPLMDVLFGTYHRPPHEPESFGLNEPAPKTYLAFMIQPFLPRARRNEPPRVDTDVQKYAEIEACADVSCRNRLFGETAS